TTCTAATACTGTGATTTGCACGCCCTGCTTCTTTCAGGGTGACCCCGTGTTCTACCATCGGAGCAGACATTACTCCACCGGGTATTCCAGCCACTGCTACGGGTACAGAGTCGGTAATCTTTTTTGCTACTATAGAAGCCATGAAAAAAGTCAAAAGAAGCATAGGCTCTATACCCGCAAGGGCCAGGGCAAGACCTACTGGAGCAATAACAGCTGTTTCATCTGTACCGGGAGCTATCCCAATCGCTAGATAAAGCGCAGAAGCAATAATTGCAACCAAAACCATCTGAATAATCAGCATAGGCTCCATATTACGATCCCTCCACTTCTTCTGCTTCTTCTTCAAAAACTATCTCTCTTTTAACCTTAAATAAAAAGATATTACATATAAACCCTGCTATAGCCCCTATTAGTGCGACCACAAGTGGTTCAGTATTAATTATTTCTCCAAGAATATAACCACCTAAAGTCAAAATTGCACTTATCACCATGGAAATTAACAGATCAATAATCTTAACATTATCCTGCCAGACTTCAACCAAATTATCATTGTTTTTGCTTTCCAAGGCTTTTCCCCCCTAATAATAATCTTTGCTTTTTTCCCAAGTTTTAGCAAGCTTGCCAGGTAACACTCGGCCAAGTTTATTTTCTAAATCCTTTGCTAGATCAACTAATATATCCAAAGATATGTCTGTTTTTACTTCCATCTTTTCAAACATGTTTACCATGTCTTCCATTGCCACATTTCCTCCTGCACCAGGAGTTACAGGACTGCCACCAACTCCACCTACAGAACCATCAAAAATTCTAGCTCCTTCTTGGTAAGCCGAAAAAATATTTGCAAGACCCATACCCTGAGAATCATGGAAATGAAGCGCCAAATCAGATCTATTCTCCCCTTTTTCTTTAATGGTATTTACAACTTCTTTCACATACAGTGGGTCAGCCGAACCTGTGGTATCACCAAGGGAAACTTCTTCTATTCCGCATTCTTCTAATTCTTTGTAAATCTCTAATATATCTTTAAAGGAAACTCTTCCTTCATAAGGACAATCAAAAGCAACCACAATATAACCTCTAAGTTTAATATTGTTATTTACAGCTAAACTGCTTATTTTTTCTATATTTCTTAAACTTTCTATCTTACTCATATTAACGTTTTTTTGGTTGTGAGTTTCTGTAGCCGAAATAAAAACTCCTATTTGGTCCACGCAAGCTTCAACAGCTTTCGCTGCACCTTTTTCATTGGGAGCTAGAGCTGAAAAAGTAACACCAGGATGTTTATTATAAAGTTTTGATGCTATTTCCCAAGCATCGTGCATCTGTGGTACAAATTTTGGGTTAACAAAAGAAGTTACTTCAATTTCTTTAAACCCTGCTTCAACTAAAGATTCAACTAAACTTAGTTTATCATGTGTAGAAAGAATTTCTTTCTCATTTTGTAATCCATCTCTTGGGGTAACTTCCACAAGTTTAAGTTCACTATTCATGTTAGCAGCCAAAATTATCCCCTCACTTTTAACGTCTTATTTCTTCTAATATCTGTTTTGCTTTTTCCATATTTACCTGGTTACCTTCAACCATCTTATCAGCTACTTCATCTACCTCTGTTTCGCTAGCGCCTGCCATCACAGCAATATTTTTTGCATGAAGAGACATATGACCTTTTTGAATTCCCTCTGTAGCAAGAGCTCTAACAGCTGCTAAATTTTGGGCTAACCCAACTGCTCCAATAACTTCTGCTAGCTTAGGGCCAGTTTCTGCTCCTAATATTTTTAGCGCTATTTTTGCAACCGGATGAACAGCTGTTGCACCTCCTATTATCCCAACAGCAATAGGTAATTCCAAAAACCCTACTAGATAACCTTCTGTATCTTTTTCCCAGCGTGTCAAAGAAGTATATTGTCCGTATGTTGAAGCATAAGCATGAGCTCCTGCTTCAAGTGCCCTAAAATCATTTCCTGTTGCAATTGCTACTGCACTAATTCCATTCATTATTCCTTTATTGTGGGTAGCAGCTCTGTATGGATCACAGGAAGCAAAAGTATAGGCATTTAATATCCCTTCTATTACTTCTTCTCCTCCAATTGCTGAAGGGGCTATCCTGGTATATGCCCTTACAAGCCGTTTGTCTGCTAGATTCGACAATATTCTTAAATAAACTCGTCCGCCTGTAATTTTCTCTATTTCTGGAGCTAAGACTTCTGCCATAGTATTTACAGAATTAGCCCCCATAGCATCACGGGTATCTACAATTAGATGCGTTACAACCATGTAACCAAGTGGAGTTTCTAAGACTCTTACTTCTAAGTCTTCAGCCCCTCCACCAAATTTTTTAAGAATTGGGTCTTGATCATTTGCTTTTTTAAGTAAATATTCTTTTTCATTAAGAATTTTAAATTTTACCTGAGATGGCGATTTAACATTTACCAGCTGGATTTGGGCTATCATTTTTGGACCAAGACTATT
The Natranaerofaba carboxydovora genome window above contains:
- a CDS encoding hydroxymethylglutaryl-CoA lyase, whose translation is MAANMNSELKLVEVTPRDGLQNEKEILSTHDKLSLVESLVEAGFKEIEVTSFVNPKFVPQMHDAWEIASKLYNKHPGVTFSALAPNEKGAAKAVEACVDQIGVFISATETHNQKNVNMSKIESLRNIEKISSLAVNNNIKLRGYIVVAFDCPYEGRVSFKDILEIYKELEECGIEEVSLGDTTGSADPLYVKEVVNTIKEKGENRSDLALHFHDSQGMGLANIFSAYQEGARIFDGSVGGVGGSPVTPGAGGNVAMEDMVNMFEKMEVKTDISLDILVDLAKDLENKLGRVLPGKLAKTWEKSKDYY
- a CDS encoding hydroxymethylglutaryl-CoA reductase, degradative, with the translated sequence MLSSRISGFHKKSVQDRLEIIAEKTDLTKDEIKILKKYGSLDEKTADTMIENVISTFDIPLGIATNFTINDEEFFIPMATEESSVVAAASNAAKIARDCGGFYVNSLGPKMIAQIQLVNVKSPSQVKFKILNEKEYLLKKANDQDPILKKFGGGAEDLEVRVLETPLGYMVVTHLIVDTRDAMGANSVNTMAEVLAPEIEKITGGRVYLRILSNLADKRLVRAYTRIAPSAIGGEEVIEGILNAYTFASCDPYRAATHNKGIMNGISAVAIATGNDFRALEAGAHAYASTYGQYTSLTRWEKDTEGYLVGFLELPIAVGIIGGATAVHPVAKIALKILGAETGPKLAEVIGAVGLAQNLAAVRALATEGIQKGHMSLHAKNIAVMAGASETEVDEVADKMVEGNQVNMEKAKQILEEIRR